The proteins below come from a single Rosa rugosa chromosome 2, drRosRugo1.1, whole genome shotgun sequence genomic window:
- the LOC133731442 gene encoding late embryogenesis abundant protein At1g64065-like encodes MASHRGWKICATVTGILFITILVVLVVLFLTVLKIKEPDIVARPVNLESYEVVVFPAIKFNVSVGILITVKNRNYGSFKYDNSTALISYRDKVIAVTPLKDGTIPSHKKYNITASMDILADKLLFDSNFLRDLRAGVLNFTSHTTVHGKGSLLKIFHKKATSKTDCNISIIVASQSVDSACTTSIKF; translated from the coding sequence ATGGCTTCTCACAGGGGCTGGAAAATCTGTGCTACTGTTACTGGCATTCTCTTCATCACCATCTTAGTGGTCTTAGTCGTTCTGTTCCTTACAGTCTTGAAGATCAAAGAACCTGACATTGTGGCGAGGCCGGTTAACCTAGAAAGCTATGAAGTGGTGGTCTTTCCGGCGATAAAGTTTAATGTATCGGTCGGAATTTTGATCACAGTGAAGAATCGAAACTATGGAAGCTTCAAGTATGACAATAGCACAGCTCTTATCAGTTATCGTGACAAAGTTATCGCTGTAACTCCACTGAAAGATGGTACGATCCCATCTCATAAGAAGTATAACATCACGGCTTCTATGGATATATTAGCAGACAAACTGCTATTTGATTCAAACTTCCTAAGAGACTTGCGTGCCGGGGTACTCAATTTTACTTCACACACCACAGTGCATGGGAAGGGGAGCTTGTTGAAGATCTTTCATAAAAAGGCTACTAGTAAGACCGATTGTAACATCTCTATCATTGTTGCATCTCAGAGCGTCGATTCCGCTTGCACAACCTCGATCAAGTTTTAG